The following proteins are encoded in a genomic region of Arachis ipaensis cultivar K30076 chromosome B02, Araip1.1, whole genome shotgun sequence:
- the LOC110269210 gene encoding uncharacterized protein LOC110269210, with translation MPEATWNNPPNTIDFMAALGNMAATKQATAEALGNKISNGNNGNNGDDGPMTLSSLLKAQQVPDEQWVEFGTYQLQGEAQHWWQGKRLRNAKELELLQLKHGQMTITEYTSKFEELCHFSRICGGAPEDFAEWKCIKYEGGLRSDILSFVAPMEIRTFSELVNKTRVAEECLRKAALDKSDHRSSIKEDHRRNFVPRAQDFKRGGNIPQQHQGQNSFWRFNNNNNQGRGHRKQAQLPQDDLTCRRCGRYHPNTPCRAGWDVYYYCGRAGHMS, from the exons CTGAAGCAACATGGAACAATCCTCCTAACACTATAGACTTCATGGCCGCTCTAGGAAATATGGCCGCCACGAAGCAAGCGACAGCCGAAGCTCTAGGAAATAAAATAAGTAATGGGAACAATGGCAACAACGGCGATGATGGTCCTATGACGCTTTCTTCCTTGCTGAAG GCTCAGCAGGTTCCTGATGAACAGTGGGTTGAGTTTGGAACCTACCAGCTGCAGGGTGAGGctcagcattggtggcagggcAAGAGGC TTAGAAATGCAAAGGAACTTGAATTGCTTCAGCTAAAACATGGCCAGATGACCATTACTGAGTACACAAGCAAATTTGAGGAACTGTGCCATTTTTCACGTATTTGTGGGGGAGCTCCTGAGGACTTTGCTGAGTGGAAGTGTATCAAGTATGAGGGAGGTCTTAGGAGCGATATTCTGAGCTTTGTTGCACCGATGGAGATCCGAACCTTCTCTGAACTGGTAAACAAAACCAGAGTTGCTGAAGAATGTCTGAGAAAGGCGGCATTAGATAAGAGTGACCACCGAAGCTCTATTAAGGAAGATCACAGAAGAAATTTTGTGCCTAGAGCTCAAGATTTCAAGCGAGGTGGCAATATTCCACAGCAACATCAAGGCCAGAATAGCTTCTGGAGgttcaataataacaataaccagGGAAGAGGACACAGAAAACAGGCTCAGTTACCGCAGGACGACTTGACTTGCAGGAGGTGTGGAAGATACCACCCGAACACTCCGTGTAGGGCCGGTTGGGATGTCTATTATTACTGTGGAAGAGCCGGGCATATGtcctga